In Candidatus Defluviilinea proxima, a single genomic region encodes these proteins:
- a CDS encoding ribonuclease HII: MIQNPDLSFETNLWDSGLLYIAGLDEAGRGALAGPVSVGAVILPNDKTLLSSTLVGARDSKQMTPLKRDSLAPRIREVALAWAVGFATADEIDAQGIVRATRLAAIRALHQFTITPQYLLTDFRLELPQLDISQTSLVKGDARCLSIACASILAKTERDALMRELDSQYQGYGLIKHKGYGTQAHRSAMKRLGLSDIHRKTFRVK, translated from the coding sequence ATGATCCAAAACCCTGATCTCTCGTTTGAAACAAATCTTTGGGATAGCGGCCTGTTGTATATCGCAGGCTTGGATGAGGCCGGACGTGGTGCATTGGCAGGGCCTGTTTCTGTTGGGGCAGTGATATTACCGAACGATAAAACGCTTCTTTCCTCGACTTTGGTCGGGGCACGTGATTCCAAGCAGATGACTCCCCTCAAACGTGATTCGCTTGCGCCTCGCATTCGAGAGGTTGCGTTGGCATGGGCAGTCGGTTTTGCTACGGCCGATGAAATAGACGCGCAAGGTATTGTGCGCGCCACACGTTTGGCGGCCATTCGCGCATTGCATCAGTTCACGATCACTCCTCAATATCTACTGACCGACTTCCGTCTCGAACTTCCACAATTGGATATCTCTCAGACATCCCTCGTCAAAGGCGATGCACGATGTTTGAGCATTGCCTGTGCATCCATCCTTGCAAAGACAGAACGTGACGCACTCATGCGCGAATTGGATTCGCAGTATCAAGGCTACGGGTTGATAAAGCATAAGGGATACGGCACACAGGCTCATCGGTCCGCGATGAAGCGATTGGGGTTGTCCGATATACATCGCAAAACATTTCGAGTTAAATAA
- the recG gene encoding ATP-dependent DNA helicase RecG, translating into MQQSLEKLRKFFRLEHGNGYENTAIIGGLAKMLDYWEGEARADGIQEEVIQAVVQRLRSYDGLSPQSRADALKGLWKRIGDAYPEAQQKPQQQPRPTPPPQAQQPQPEVPAKQEVQPREPREQREQREPREQREFKPRPPVTPRSETVAGAKSSANPAALNAKLTVLQGVGPRNAESLEKLGMQTLGDMLYYFPRRYDDYSQLKPIKDLFYGEQVTVIGTIQSVHSRPIRGGKSSIIECVISDGTGALRLSYFNQPWLANRFKQGDAISVSGKIDQYLGRLIMNSPDWESVEVESLHTNRIVPVYPLTERITQKWLRNQMKQVITYWAPAVVDALPESVRNSARLMPLGEALLQVHFPDSQDKLKAARERLAFDEIFYLQTGVLRQRRDWKAVEAKRFTISDEKLDSLTKSLPFTLTSVQQKAITDIRADFDSGKPMNRLLQGDVGSGKTVVAAMAAAMITVNNAQAAIMAPTSILAEQHYRNFTNLLKDVLKPEEIRLLVGDTSEAEKEEIRNGLANNSIKIVIGTHAVIEPNVQFTDLQFAVIDEQHRFGVEQRAELRSKGTNPHLLVMTATPIPRSLALTLYGDLDLSIMDEMPAGRIPINTFVLRPQERERAFTLLRGQIADGKQAFIIYPLIEESEKIEARAAVDDYETLSKEVFPNLKLGLLHGRMRPDEKDDVMFKFRDKQFNILVSTTVVEVGVDVPNATVMLIEGADRFGLAQLHQLRGRVGRGADQSYCLLIPTHEDKAENERLQAMAESNDGFVLAERDLQQRGPGEFLGTRQSGYASSLRMASITDVKLIEKARAQAQTVFEKDPDLSQPEHALLAEALGRFWGEGKGDVS; encoded by the coding sequence ATGCAACAATCATTGGAAAAACTACGCAAATTCTTCCGTCTCGAACACGGGAACGGATACGAAAACACCGCCATCATCGGCGGACTCGCCAAAATGCTCGATTATTGGGAAGGCGAAGCCCGTGCCGATGGGATCCAAGAAGAAGTCATCCAAGCTGTCGTGCAGAGACTCCGCTCATATGACGGACTCAGCCCCCAGTCTCGGGCTGACGCGTTAAAAGGGTTGTGGAAGCGCATCGGGGACGCATATCCCGAAGCCCAGCAAAAGCCCCAACAGCAACCGCGTCCAACCCCGCCACCACAAGCCCAACAACCGCAACCCGAAGTGCCTGCCAAACAGGAAGTACAACCTCGAGAACCCCGTGAGCAACGTGAACAACGCGAACCGCGCGAACAACGTGAGTTTAAACCACGTCCACCCGTTACACCACGTTCTGAAACCGTGGCAGGTGCAAAGAGCTCGGCCAACCCCGCCGCGCTCAATGCAAAATTGACAGTGCTTCAAGGCGTGGGGCCGCGCAATGCTGAATCACTTGAAAAGCTGGGCATGCAAACGCTCGGCGATATGCTCTATTACTTCCCGCGCCGCTACGACGATTACTCACAACTCAAACCCATCAAAGACCTTTTCTATGGCGAACAGGTCACCGTTATCGGAACGATCCAAAGCGTGCATTCACGCCCCATCCGTGGCGGCAAATCATCCATCATCGAATGCGTCATCAGTGATGGCACGGGTGCCTTGCGGTTGAGTTACTTCAATCAACCCTGGCTCGCCAACCGTTTCAAACAGGGCGATGCCATTTCCGTTTCGGGCAAGATCGATCAATACCTTGGCCGTCTCATCATGAACAGCCCCGATTGGGAATCGGTGGAAGTGGAAAGTCTACACACAAATCGCATCGTACCTGTTTACCCGCTCACCGAACGCATCACACAAAAATGGCTTCGCAACCAAATGAAGCAAGTCATCACCTATTGGGCACCAGCCGTTGTCGATGCACTGCCAGAAAGTGTCCGCAACTCGGCGCGTCTCATGCCGTTGGGCGAAGCACTGCTACAAGTTCACTTCCCTGACTCGCAGGATAAACTCAAAGCCGCGCGTGAACGACTTGCCTTCGACGAGATCTTCTACCTGCAAACAGGAGTTCTCCGCCAGAGACGTGACTGGAAAGCCGTGGAAGCCAAGCGCTTCACCATCTCAGACGAGAAGCTGGATTCGCTTACGAAGAGCCTTCCCTTCACCCTGACATCCGTCCAGCAAAAAGCCATCACCGATATTCGCGCCGACTTCGACTCCGGTAAGCCCATGAACCGACTCTTACAAGGCGACGTAGGTTCTGGTAAAACCGTCGTTGCCGCGATGGCCGCCGCGATGATCACAGTGAACAATGCGCAAGCCGCGATCATGGCACCTACATCCATTTTGGCGGAACAACATTATCGCAACTTCACGAACCTTCTCAAAGATGTTCTCAAACCCGAAGAGATCCGTTTACTGGTTGGCGACACATCTGAAGCAGAAAAAGAAGAGATCCGCAACGGTCTCGCGAACAACTCGATCAAGATCGTGATCGGTACACATGCGGTCATCGAACCGAACGTCCAATTCACTGATTTACAATTCGCTGTCATCGACGAACAGCATCGCTTTGGTGTGGAACAACGCGCAGAGTTACGAAGCAAAGGTACGAATCCGCACCTGCTGGTGATGACCGCCACTCCGATCCCACGTTCCCTCGCCCTCACCCTATACGGCGACCTCGATCTCTCCATCATGGACGAGATGCCCGCGGGACGCATCCCTATCAACACTTTCGTGCTTCGCCCACAAGAACGTGAGCGCGCCTTCACATTATTGCGCGGCCAGATCGCAGATGGCAAGCAGGCTTTCATCATTTATCCGTTGATCGAGGAAAGCGAAAAGATCGAAGCCCGTGCCGCAGTGGACGACTACGAGACTCTCTCGAAGGAAGTCTTCCCCAATTTAAAACTTGGCTTGTTACACGGCCGTATGCGCCCCGACGAAAAAGATGACGTCATGTTCAAGTTCCGCGATAAGCAATTCAATATCCTTGTTTCAACAACCGTCGTCGAAGTGGGTGTGGATGTTCCCAACGCAACCGTCATGCTCATCGAAGGCGCAGACCGATTCGGTCTCGCACAGTTACATCAATTACGTGGGCGTGTCGGGCGCGGCGCAGATCAATCCTATTGTCTGCTGATCCCCACCCACGAAGACAAGGCCGAGAACGAACGTTTGCAAGCCATGGCAGAGTCCAATGATGGCTTCGTCCTCGCCGAACGTGACCTGCAACAGCGCGGCCCTGGTGAATTTCTAGGCACACGTCAATCAGGTTATGCGTCCAGCCTACGCATGGCAAGCATCACCGATGTAAAACTCATCGAAAAAGCACGCGCACAGGCACAAACAGTATTCGAGAAAGATCCTGACCTATCCCAACCCGAACATGCCTTGCTCGCCGAAGCCCTTGGAAGATTCTGGGGTGAAGGCAAAGGCGATGTTTCGTAA
- a CDS encoding glucose-1-phosphate adenylyltransferase, giving the protein MPSMNNVLGVIMGGGRGSRLHPLTQMRSKPAVPIAGKYRLIDIPISNCINSGIYRVAVLTQFNSVSLHRHISQAYNFDVFHTGWVQIWAAEQTPQSADWYQGTADAVRKQLFEIQATGADYVLILAGDHLYRMDYQKMAEFHWEKKADITVAVQPVARSEASRFGILKVEEDDRISAFIEKPKDPEVQNKFISRKDADQPFLGSMGIYMFKTKVLSDLLNYHLRSDDFGGDIIPQAILSHKVYGYDFDGYWEDIGTIRSFYETNLKLTHSNPPFNFYDTKAPIYTHARFLPGSIVEESKLQDVLIAEGCRVSKADITHSIVGVRSQVAEGTVIKDSIVMGADYYDAERPGGNTPIGIGKNCHIESAILDKNVRIGDNVTILPFPRNHKDMDGGFYFVRDGIVVIAKDTEIPTGTRIAPAE; this is encoded by the coding sequence ATGCCGTCAATGAACAATGTTCTGGGTGTAATCATGGGAGGAGGGCGGGGGTCGCGCCTGCATCCGTTGACCCAGATGCGTTCAAAACCGGCTGTGCCTATTGCGGGAAAATATCGGTTGATCGACATTCCCATCAGTAACTGTATCAATTCGGGGATCTATCGTGTTGCGGTTCTAACTCAATTCAATTCTGTTTCATTGCATCGACATATTTCACAAGCGTATAACTTTGACGTGTTCCATACCGGCTGGGTGCAGATCTGGGCCGCCGAGCAGACTCCTCAAAGTGCAGATTGGTACCAGGGAACGGCAGATGCCGTCCGCAAGCAGTTGTTCGAGATTCAGGCAACGGGCGCGGATTATGTGTTGATCCTTGCTGGCGATCACCTCTACCGCATGGATTATCAGAAGATGGCCGAGTTCCACTGGGAGAAAAAAGCCGATATAACAGTAGCAGTTCAACCCGTAGCGCGAAGCGAAGCGTCCCGTTTTGGGATATTGAAAGTGGAAGAGGATGATCGCATCTCCGCTTTCATTGAAAAGCCGAAAGACCCGGAAGTCCAGAACAAATTCATCAGCCGCAAGGATGCTGACCAACCGTTCCTTGGTTCGATGGGCATTTATATGTTCAAGACAAAGGTGTTGAGCGATCTTTTGAACTATCATTTGCGAAGTGATGATTTTGGCGGCGATATCATCCCGCAGGCGATCCTCTCGCATAAGGTGTACGGCTATGACTTTGATGGATATTGGGAAGATATTGGGACGATCCGTTCGTTCTATGAAACCAATTTAAAGTTGACACACTCAAACCCGCCATTCAATTTCTATGATACGAAGGCACCGATCTATACTCATGCGCGTTTCTTGCCGGGTTCCATTGTGGAAGAAAGCAAATTGCAGGATGTGTTGATCGCAGAGGGGTGCCGCGTTAGCAAGGCCGATATTACCCATTCGATTGTGGGGGTTCGCTCTCAGGTGGCCGAGGGAACGGTCATCAAGGATAGCATTGTCATGGGGGCTGATTATTATGATGCGGAGAGGCCGGGCGGGAACACCCCGATCGGGATCGGGAAGAATTGTCATATCGAGTCAGCCATCTTGGATAAGAACGTGCGCATCGGTGATAACGTAACGATCCTGCCGTTCCCGCGCAATCACAAGGATATGGATGGCGGTTTCTATTTTGTGCGCGATGGTATTGTGGTGATCGCGAAGGATACTGAAATTCCCACAGGCACAAGAATCGCACCTGCGGAATAA
- a CDS encoding glycosyltransferase family 2 protein: MWGSRINALSTFLSVIIPAYNEESRLPDTLEQMIRFFEKQSFTFEIVIVENGSVDRTLQVAQEFAQKHKAIRVIQNDQRGKGRAIQRGVKEAQGEYLFMCDADLSMPIEEISRFIPPQLNKVDIAIGSREAPGAVRYNEPPYRHFTGRVFNTLIRWLVLPGLQDTQCGFKCIRADIARDIYPYQTLTGWAFDVELLFIARHHGYQIVEVPIHWYFNADSKISVVRDSLRMFLDLLLIRRNTRRGLYDPKP; this comes from the coding sequence ATTTGGGGTTCCCGAATAAACGCCTTGTCTACATTTCTGTCTGTCATCATTCCTGCTTATAACGAAGAGAGTCGCCTGCCCGACACACTGGAGCAGATGATTCGTTTTTTCGAAAAGCAATCTTTTACATTCGAGATCGTCATTGTTGAGAACGGTAGCGTAGATCGCACACTCCAAGTTGCTCAGGAGTTTGCACAGAAACACAAGGCCATCCGCGTGATTCAAAATGACCAACGTGGTAAGGGACGCGCCATTCAACGAGGCGTAAAGGAAGCCCAAGGCGAGTATTTATTTATGTGCGATGCAGATCTTTCGATGCCTATTGAAGAGATCAGCAGATTCATCCCGCCACAACTCAATAAAGTGGATATTGCCATCGGCTCACGCGAAGCACCCGGCGCTGTTCGTTACAATGAACCTCCGTATCGACATTTTACCGGGCGCGTGTTCAACACTTTGATCCGTTGGTTGGTGTTGCCAGGCTTACAGGATACACAATGTGGCTTCAAATGTATTCGTGCAGATATTGCACGTGATATCTACCCCTATCAAACTCTCACAGGTTGGGCCTTTGATGTAGAACTTCTCTTCATTGCGCGCCACCACGGCTATCAGATTGTTGAAGTCCCCATTCACTGGTATTTCAATGCGGACAGTAAAATAAGTGTCGTCCGAGACTCCCTTCGCATGTTTCTCGATTTGCTCCTGATTCGGCGCAACACGCGCCGCGGATTGTATGATCCAAAACCCTGA
- a CDS encoding cation-translocating P-type ATPase has product MTLVANNHEHDWHSLTPEQVLEHFEVQDGGLKTEDVKKRLEQYGPNQLKEAPRTTFLQMLWDQLNNFVVILLIVASVISALLGDYVEAAAIMAIVVLNAVLGIVQERRAEEALAALKKLAAPDAQVMRDGHRRSVPSYELVPGDVVFLEAGNFIPADIRLLEAVNLRVEEASLTGESLPVQKNAATVLDKNVPLGDRKNTAFMGTLVSYGRGRGVVTGTGMRTQLGLIATMLQNVETEETPLQRRLDQLGKSLSIGSLILVAIVFVVALINYTNINGLFTGPLAYLKEYAAEITEVFIIAVSLAIAAVPEGLPAVVTISLALGMREMIKRHALIRKLASVETLGSATVICSDKTGTLTQNEMTVTRLWTDGQFIDITGTGYVPKGEFHVDGKPVDIAQYPGASTTLWLGVLNNDAEIETTGTSEDQQTYRIVGDPTEGALIVAATKAGAEHLQIDKAYPRENEVPFDSERKRMITIHNVREPRVNDISPFSNNKMKDWDVIAVKGAPDVVLELCSHYQTMNDDSKPLDEESRKRILAANDAMTKDALRVLGLAYRVVENVPDNPDELKADELEKDLVFVGLVGMIDPSRNEVKPALAHAREAGIRTVMITGDYPNTARAIAESIGLLQPGHKVATGADVDAMSDDVLRQEIKVTDVFARVSPEHKMRIVDALQANDEIVAMTGDGVNDAPAIKRADIGVAMGITGTDVAKETADMVLTDDNYASIVAAVEQGRIIYSNIRKFVFFLLSSNIAEIMIIFLATLAGLPAPLTAIQLLWLNLITDGAPALALAVEKGDPDIMQQKPRAKNEPIVNRSMAVGMVIQTITQTAAVLTAFGFGLLWHLESNAVVVGNPLTYILQHNWIGVDVQSAETMAFVTLSLCELFRAYTVRSERASLFSIGMFSNRYMQYAVGLSIALLLIVCAVPFLQPIFNTHFLSLREWSLVVGLALIPAISEEITKFFLRRGNG; this is encoded by the coding sequence ATGACGCTTGTAGCTAACAACCACGAACATGATTGGCACTCACTTACCCCTGAACAGGTCCTCGAACATTTCGAGGTGCAGGATGGCGGACTAAAAACAGAAGATGTAAAGAAACGTCTTGAGCAGTATGGCCCGAACCAGTTGAAGGAGGCTCCACGTACAACATTTCTGCAAATGTTATGGGATCAGCTCAATAATTTTGTAGTGATCCTGTTGATCGTGGCTTCTGTGATCTCTGCCCTTCTCGGCGATTATGTAGAAGCCGCGGCGATCATGGCCATTGTAGTTTTGAATGCAGTGTTAGGCATCGTGCAGGAAAGACGTGCGGAGGAGGCGCTGGCCGCCCTCAAGAAACTTGCCGCGCCCGATGCACAGGTGATGCGCGATGGGCACAGACGGTCTGTGCCTTCGTATGAACTGGTACCCGGCGATGTTGTTTTCCTTGAAGCGGGCAATTTCATCCCTGCCGATATTCGTCTGTTAGAAGCGGTCAACTTGCGTGTGGAGGAAGCATCGCTTACGGGAGAGTCACTCCCCGTTCAAAAGAATGCCGCAACGGTTCTCGATAAAAACGTCCCGCTCGGTGATCGCAAGAACACTGCATTTATGGGCACTCTTGTATCCTATGGGCGCGGACGCGGTGTTGTGACGGGCACCGGCATGCGCACACAGTTGGGCTTGATTGCAACCATGCTTCAAAATGTGGAAACAGAAGAAACCCCGTTACAGCGCAGGCTCGATCAACTCGGGAAATCCCTAAGCATTGGTTCACTTATCCTTGTGGCCATCGTGTTCGTTGTGGCGTTGATTAACTACACAAACATCAACGGGCTCTTTACCGGTCCGCTGGCGTATTTGAAAGAATATGCGGCTGAGATCACAGAAGTGTTCATCATCGCCGTCAGCCTTGCGATTGCCGCCGTGCCGGAAGGCCTTCCTGCTGTTGTGACCATTTCTCTCGCGCTTGGTATGCGGGAGATGATCAAACGCCACGCACTCATCCGTAAGCTGGCTTCTGTTGAGACGCTTGGGTCTGCCACTGTGATCTGTTCCGACAAAACTGGCACACTCACGCAAAACGAAATGACGGTCACACGTTTGTGGACGGATGGTCAATTCATTGATATTACGGGTACGGGGTATGTGCCTAAAGGTGAATTCCATGTAGATGGCAAACCTGTGGACATCGCTCAATATCCCGGTGCATCGACAACGCTTTGGCTGGGTGTGTTGAACAACGATGCCGAGATCGAAACTACAGGTACAAGTGAAGACCAGCAGACCTATCGCATTGTTGGTGACCCAACCGAAGGTGCGTTGATCGTGGCCGCCACCAAAGCAGGTGCTGAGCACCTTCAAATTGACAAAGCGTATCCTCGTGAAAATGAAGTGCCATTCGACTCAGAACGCAAACGTATGATCACCATTCATAACGTCCGCGAACCGCGTGTGAACGACATTTCTCCCTTTAGCAATAACAAAATGAAGGATTGGGATGTGATCGCCGTGAAAGGCGCGCCCGATGTAGTGCTTGAATTGTGCTCGCACTATCAAACGATGAATGACGACTCAAAGCCGTTGGATGAAGAATCTCGTAAACGTATCCTTGCCGCCAACGACGCCATGACAAAAGATGCTCTGCGTGTGCTTGGCCTCGCCTATCGCGTGGTGGAGAATGTGCCCGATAACCCCGATGAACTCAAAGCCGATGAACTAGAAAAGGATCTTGTATTTGTCGGCCTTGTCGGTATGATCGACCCCTCGCGTAATGAAGTAAAACCTGCGCTTGCACATGCCCGTGAAGCAGGCATACGCACGGTGATGATCACCGGGGATTATCCCAATACCGCGCGTGCCATTGCAGAGTCGATCGGGTTACTACAACCTGGCCATAAAGTTGCCACCGGCGCGGATGTAGACGCCATGTCTGACGATGTGTTGCGTCAGGAAATCAAAGTCACAGATGTGTTCGCTCGTGTCTCCCCCGAACACAAGATGCGCATCGTCGATGCTCTGCAAGCCAACGACGAGATCGTAGCCATGACCGGTGACGGCGTCAACGATGCGCCTGCCATCAAGCGCGCCGATATTGGCGTGGCGATGGGTATTACCGGTACGGATGTTGCCAAAGAAACTGCCGACATGGTCCTTACTGACGATAACTACGCCAGCATCGTCGCCGCTGTTGAACAGGGACGTATCATCTATTCGAACATCCGCAAGTTCGTGTTCTTCCTGCTTTCCTCTAACATTGCGGAGATCATGATCATCTTCCTTGCCACCCTGGCTGGGCTCCCCGCTCCGCTGACGGCGATCCAACTTCTCTGGCTCAATCTCATCACAGACGGTGCGCCTGCGCTTGCTCTCGCTGTTGAAAAAGGCGACCCCGACATCATGCAACAGAAGCCACGTGCCAAGAACGAGCCTATTGTTAATCGCAGTATGGCAGTTGGCATGGTTATCCAAACCATCACACAGACAGCAGCTGTTCTCACTGCTTTCGGGTTTGGCTTGCTTTGGCATCTTGAAAGCAATGCGGTGGTTGTAGGTAATCCACTTACTTACATTCTTCAACATAACTGGATCGGCGTTGATGTGCAATCTGCGGAAACGATGGCGTTCGTCACACTTTCCTTGTGTGAGCTTTTCCGCGCTTACACCGTCCGTTCTGAACGCGCCTCGCTCTTTAGCATTGGCATGTTCTCGAACCGCTACATGCAATACGCAGTTGGCCTTTCGATTGCTTTGTTGCTGATCGTGTGTGCTGTGCCTTTCCTGCAACCGATCTTCAATACGCACTTCCTCAGCTTGCGCGAATGGAGTTTGGTAGTGGGCTTGGCGCTGATCCCTGCCATTTCTGAAGAGATCACCAAGTTCTTCCTGCGAAGAGGGAACGGATAA